A genomic window from Candidatus Acididesulfobacter guangdongensis includes:
- the flhA gene encoding flagellar biosynthesis protein FlhA has translation MANNGSAIKDNFILKNSDIVLALMFFMVIILMVLPITTWMLDIFLTLSISFSIIVLLISIYVMRPLEFSTFPTILLFSTVFRLSLEIAATRLILLYGYKGTDAAGVVIQSFGKFIIGGNYAVGIVIFIIFIVINFLVVTKGAGRVAEVAARFTLDAMPGKQMSVDAELNSGLINDQEARKKRSDIIKEADFYGSMDGASKFVRGDVVAAIVIIVVNIIGGLLIGIFQHHMSLAQAASDYTLLSIGEGLVAQIPALIVSTASGVIITRASRETNLSKEFSKQFATYPRALYTGAGILFFFGIIPGLPHWPFILLALILAISAFLISRDTLRKKTEIEQKSVEEKKIVPESQILESVMQVDIIELEVGYGLISYVDSSRSGELLERIKGLRKQIAADLGMIVPPIHIKDNLALKPNEYVILIKGVEVSRFEIMPGKYLAMNPGNATANIAGTVTKEPAFNLPALWIDESEKQKAQLAGWTVVEIPAVIATHIVEIIKQNAAELLTRQDTQKLLNILSAKYPKIVDDLIPNVLSLSTVQKILENLLNEGIPIKDMLTIIETLLDYGTTIKDPLMLTEYVRSALKRTITKTILDADGSIKVITLGKNFESAMLNEYKKAKELGVYSAIEQPVYQKIIGAVKEQVKKALDGGHTPVILTSPAIRLFVKNILKDIIPGIVVVSSAEIAPNIKLQSIGNMEIDYAN, from the coding sequence ATGGCTAATAACGGCTCTGCTATAAAAGATAATTTTATACTAAAGAATTCGGATATTGTTCTTGCCCTGATGTTTTTCATGGTAATTATCCTTATGGTTCTTCCTATAACCACATGGATGCTTGATATTTTCCTTACCCTGTCTATATCTTTTTCTATCATTGTTCTTCTTATTTCCATTTACGTCATGAGACCGCTGGAATTTTCTACTTTTCCTACAATACTTTTATTTTCCACGGTTTTTAGACTTTCTTTAGAAATAGCCGCTACCAGATTAATTTTGCTGTACGGATATAAGGGAACGGATGCGGCAGGCGTTGTAATACAATCATTCGGAAAATTTATAATAGGCGGAAATTATGCTGTAGGTATAGTTATATTTATAATTTTTATAGTAATTAACTTTTTAGTAGTTACTAAAGGCGCCGGCAGGGTAGCCGAGGTTGCCGCAAGATTTACATTAGACGCGATGCCCGGAAAGCAGATGTCGGTTGATGCAGAATTAAATTCCGGTCTTATAAACGACCAGGAAGCAAGAAAAAAAAGGTCTGACATTATTAAAGAAGCGGACTTTTACGGTTCTATGGACGGCGCCAGCAAATTTGTCAGAGGCGACGTAGTAGCGGCTATAGTTATTATAGTCGTTAATATTATAGGCGGACTTTTAATAGGTATTTTTCAGCATCATATGTCCTTGGCTCAGGCCGCTTCCGATTACACTCTCCTGAGTATAGGAGAAGGGCTTGTGGCTCAGATACCGGCTCTTATCGTTTCAACCGCAAGCGGCGTTATTATAACAAGAGCAAGCAGAGAAACCAATCTGTCAAAAGAATTTTCAAAACAGTTTGCCACTTACCCACGTGCTTTATATACCGGTGCGGGTATTTTATTTTTTTTCGGTATTATACCGGGGCTGCCTCACTGGCCGTTTATTTTATTGGCTCTTATTCTTGCAATTTCAGCTTTTTTAATTTCAAGGGATACCTTACGAAAAAAAACAGAGATTGAACAGAAGAGTGTCGAAGAAAAAAAGATTGTGCCGGAATCGCAGATTCTTGAAAGCGTTATGCAGGTTGATATAATTGAACTGGAGGTCGGATACGGTCTGATATCCTATGTTGATTCTTCAAGAAGCGGAGAACTCCTTGAAAGAATAAAAGGTCTCAGAAAACAGATTGCGGCAGACCTCGGAATGATTGTGCCGCCTATCCATATTAAAGATAATTTGGCTTTAAAACCTAATGAGTATGTTATTCTTATAAAAGGCGTAGAGGTATCCAGATTTGAAATAATGCCGGGCAAGTATTTGGCAATGAATCCGGGCAATGCAACGGCCAATATTGCCGGCACGGTAACTAAAGAGCCTGCGTTTAATCTTCCGGCATTATGGATTGACGAAAGCGAAAAACAGAAAGCGCAGCTTGCAGGATGGACTGTCGTTGAAATTCCTGCCGTAATAGCAACCCATATCGTTGAAATTATTAAACAGAATGCCGCAGAACTGCTGACAAGACAGGATACTCAAAAACTTCTTAATATTCTGTCTGCGAAATATCCTAAAATAGTTGATGATTTAATCCCGAATGTTTTATCCTTAAGCACGGTGCAGAAAATTTTAGAAAATCTGCTTAATGAAGGCATCCCTATAAAAGATATGCTTACTATAATTGAGACGCTGCTTGACTACGGAACAACCATAAAAGATCCGCTCATGCTGACGGAATACGTAAGAAGCGCTCTAAAAAGGACAATTACGAAAACAATTTTAGATGCCGACGGTTCGATAAAGGTTATAACCCTCGGCAAAAATTTCGAATCTGCTATGCTTAATGAATATAAAAAGGCTAAAGAACTCGGCGTTTATTCCGCAATTGAACAGCCTGTATATCAAAAAATTATAGGAGCCGTTAAAGAGCAGGTTAAAAAAGCGTTAGACGGGGGACACACGCCTGTCATTCTGACATCTCCGGCTATACGGCTGTTTGTGAAAAATATTCTGAAGGATATTATTCCGGGTATAGTCGTTGTTTCATCGGCGGAAATTGCTCCTAACATAAAATTGCAGTCTATAGGCAATATGGAGATAGATTATGCAAATTAA
- the flhB gene encoding flagellar biosynthesis protein FlhB, translating to MADKSEQTEQPTPKRLEDARNKGNVMKSREVNTTFGLIAIFIYLSFNIEKIGNTVEGNMVYFLSNASSIQLTKAGAINVLYGLLYSVFYAILPVILIIFLASVVSNIAQVGFLLTFEPLIPDFGKINPVSGIQRFFSFQSVNELLKSLVKFFVVVLVAYFSAIGYLHKLFTLEYATAEANIVFIMQLISKVFFNIIAVMVVLSVIDYFIQKWQHTKSLMMSKQEVKDEMRQYEGNPQVKGKLRKMQREISRRKILKEVKNAHVVITNPTHFAVALKYENKKHKAPVVVAKGADEMAFLIKKIAAAHEIPIIENKYIARSLYEICEPGDFIPDTLYKAVAEILAHLYSTNLKFKKIWSMNTNG from the coding sequence ATGGCGGATAAATCTGAACAGACTGAGCAGCCTACTCCTAAACGGTTAGAGGACGCAAGAAACAAAGGCAATGTTATGAAATCGAGAGAGGTCAACACCACTTTCGGTTTGATAGCCATTTTTATATACCTTTCGTTTAATATAGAAAAAATCGGAAATACCGTTGAAGGCAATATGGTATATTTTTTATCGAACGCTTCTTCTATACAGCTTACGAAAGCAGGTGCCATCAATGTTTTATACGGTCTGCTTTATTCGGTTTTTTATGCCATACTTCCGGTAATATTAATTATTTTTTTAGCTTCGGTAGTTTCAAATATAGCGCAGGTAGGATTTTTATTGACTTTTGAGCCGCTCATTCCTGATTTTGGCAAGATAAATCCTGTGTCGGGCATTCAAAGATTTTTTTCATTTCAGTCTGTAAATGAACTGCTGAAGTCCTTAGTAAAATTCTTCGTTGTAGTTTTAGTGGCGTATTTTTCCGCTATAGGCTATTTGCATAAATTATTTACTTTAGAATATGCAACAGCGGAAGCAAATATTGTTTTTATCATGCAGCTTATATCTAAAGTTTTTTTTAATATCATCGCCGTTATGGTCGTTTTGAGCGTAATAGACTATTTTATTCAAAAATGGCAGCATACTAAAAGTCTTATGATGAGCAAGCAGGAAGTAAAAGATGAAATGAGACAGTACGAAGGTAACCCTCAGGTAAAAGGCAAATTAAGAAAAATGCAGAGAGAAATATCGCGCAGAAAAATCTTAAAAGAGGTCAAGAATGCGCATGTGGTCATAACAAATCCGACGCATTTTGCGGTAGCGCTTAAATATGAAAATAAGAAACATAAAGCGCCTGTCGTCGTAGCAAAAGGAGCGGACGAGATGGCGTTTCTGATTAAGAAAATTGCAGCGGCACATGAAATTCCTATTATTGAAAATAAATATATCGCAAGGTCTCTTTATGAAATATGCGAACCTGGAGATTTTATTCCCGATACTTTATATAAAGCGGTTGCTGAAATACTTGCGCATCTGTATTCGACAAACCTGAAATTTAAAAAAATTTGGAGTATGAATACAAATGGCTAA
- a CDS encoding flagellar synthesis regulator FleN codes for MRKRKQPNQTKIISITSGKGGVGKTNIVCNLAYCFASMGKKVMIMDADLSLGNVSVVLGLAPKYNISNVLYGDKQLKDIIISDKNGILVLPASSGIPELSNLTETQKMTLMSRFGDFLSDIDILLIDTGAGISSNVIYFNLAAGEIMVIVTPEPTSITDAYALIKVMSTKHGQKNFSIILNMAKNEKEAKGIYKHLGIVADKFLKVSLSYGGFILYDENVSKSVIMQKTAMELYPESKSAACFKKLAYDIISQDENEYSSGNLQFFFNNLFRKN; via the coding sequence ATGAGAAAAAGAAAACAGCCAAATCAAACTAAAATTATATCAATAACAAGCGGAAAAGGCGGTGTCGGCAAAACTAATATCGTATGCAATCTTGCCTATTGTTTTGCTTCTATGGGTAAAAAAGTAATGATAATGGATGCCGATTTAAGCCTCGGAAACGTCTCCGTTGTTTTAGGACTGGCTCCAAAGTATAATATATCCAACGTACTGTACGGAGATAAGCAGCTGAAGGATATTATCATTTCAGATAAAAACGGCATTTTAGTTCTGCCGGCTTCTTCCGGTATACCGGAGTTGTCAAATCTTACGGAAACACAAAAAATGACTTTAATGTCCAGATTCGGCGATTTTCTCTCCGACATAGACATTCTGCTCATAGATACGGGAGCGGGTATATCGTCGAATGTAATTTATTTTAACCTTGCAGCAGGCGAGATAATGGTTATAGTAACCCCTGAACCGACATCTATAACCGATGCATATGCGCTTATAAAAGTAATGAGCACAAAGCACGGACAGAAAAATTTCTCTATTATTTTAAATATGGCAAAAAACGAAAAGGAAGCAAAAGGCATATATAAGCATCTTGGTATCGTTGCCGATAAATTTCTCAAAGTTTCCCTGAGTTATGGAGGATTTATATTGTATGACGAGAATGTTTCCAAATCCGTTATTATGCAAAAAACGGCAATGGAGCTTTATCCTGAATCAAAATCTGCAGCGTGTTTTAAAAAATTGGCTTATGATATAATATCGCAGGATGAGAACGAATATTCAAGCGGAAATTTACAATTCTTTTTCAATAATCTTTTTAGAAAGAATTAG
- the fliM gene encoding flagellar motor switch protein FliM, translating to MADVLSQEEVNALLRGISSGTIEAEKKPEQVGGVRNYDLTSQDRIVRGRMPTLEIINERFARLLRNDLTSTLRKVAEVTWTSVDMQKFGEFLKNIPLPTSLTIFKMPPLRGFGIFVLDARLVYNLIDIFFGGNTDLHVKVEGRDFSPIENRLIKKVIDMAFADITEAWKPVSPVELEFQRSEINPQFATIVTPTEVVIVNRFEVDIEGAVSRFMICLPYSMIEPVKEKLYSGFQSEQLEVDSRWIERFKARLKESELNLRVELGRTEIKTRDFLNIKEGDVLILDKQIVEPLVVRVENIPKYLAYPGKMQNQLAVKLISSIPLEKEGYYDESD from the coding sequence ATGGCTGACGTCTTATCACAGGAAGAGGTTAATGCGCTGTTAAGAGGTATATCCTCGGGGACTATAGAGGCAGAAAAAAAACCTGAACAGGTCGGCGGCGTCAGAAACTACGACTTGACTTCGCAGGACAGAATAGTCCGCGGCAGAATGCCTACCCTTGAAATTATCAATGAAAGATTTGCAAGGCTTCTCAGGAATGACTTGACTTCAACATTAAGGAAGGTTGCCGAAGTAACTTGGACTTCGGTTGATATGCAAAAGTTCGGAGAATTTTTAAAAAATATACCGCTTCCGACGAGTCTTACTATCTTTAAAATGCCGCCGCTTCGCGGATTCGGCATATTTGTTCTTGATGCCAGGCTTGTTTATAATCTTATAGATATTTTTTTCGGCGGTAATACAGACCTTCATGTTAAAGTAGAAGGCAGAGATTTTTCCCCTATAGAAAACAGACTTATAAAAAAAGTTATAGATATGGCTTTTGCCGATATTACAGAGGCATGGAAACCTGTGAGCCCTGTTGAGCTGGAATTTCAGAGAAGCGAAATTAATCCTCAGTTTGCAACCATCGTAACACCTACCGAAGTAGTTATAGTAAACAGATTTGAAGTAGATATTGAAGGCGCCGTTTCAAGATTTATGATATGTCTGCCCTATTCGATGATTGAACCTGTTAAAGAAAAATTGTACAGCGGTTTTCAGAGCGAACAGCTTGAGGTTGATTCCAGATGGATAGAAAGATTTAAAGCAAGATTAAAAGAATCTGAACTTAATTTAAGGGTTGAACTGGGCAGAACAGAAATAAAAACAAGAGATTTTTTAAATATAAAAGAAGGCGACGTTCTTATTTTGGACAAGCAGATTGTTGAACCTTTGGTTGTGAGGGTAGAAAATATTCCAAAATATTTAGCTTATCCGGGCAAAATGCAAAATCAGCTCGCGGTAAAATTAATTTCATCTATTCCATTAGAAAAAGAGGGGTATTACGATGAGTCAGACTGA
- the fliR gene encoding flagellar biosynthetic protein FliR: MLDIHRYLLIEFMLIFFRILAMIMILPFIGSTAVPNKIKVGTAFFIAVIMYPMVVKIQIIPHISLAAVILLIFSQILIGLILGFLVLIIFSGVELAGQFAGFQIGYGMISLINPLINNAEVSLLANMWNFIALMLFLISDAFFFLFEGLYKSFQVIPLTFFKFSPYVFKYIVDKAGNIFLIGFELSIPIVVVALFTNIVIAIMGRLAPQFNIFAVGFPMIIVAGLFFMFLFMPYFSNYILFMFSGLNREYISVLNLIPGK, from the coding sequence ATGCTCGATATTCACAGATACTTATTAATAGAATTTATGCTAATATTCTTTAGAATTCTTGCGATGATTATGATACTGCCCTTTATCGGTAGCACGGCAGTGCCGAATAAAATTAAGGTGGGAACAGCTTTTTTTATAGCTGTAATTATGTATCCGATGGTAGTAAAAATACAGATCATTCCTCACATTTCTCTTGCTGCCGTTATACTTCTTATTTTTTCTCAGATTTTAATAGGTCTTATACTCGGATTTCTTGTTTTAATAATATTCAGCGGCGTTGAACTTGCCGGACAATTTGCCGGTTTTCAGATTGGTTACGGAATGATAAGTCTTATAAATCCGCTGATAAATAATGCGGAGGTCTCGCTGCTTGCAAATATGTGGAATTTTATAGCTCTGATGCTTTTTTTAATTTCTGACGCATTTTTTTTTCTTTTTGAAGGTCTATATAAAAGTTTTCAGGTTATACCGCTTACTTTTTTTAAATTTTCGCCTTATGTTTTTAAATATATCGTTGATAAGGCTGGAAATATTTTTTTGATAGGTTTTGAGCTGAGCATACCTATTGTAGTTGTAGCTTTATTTACAAATATCGTTATTGCGATAATGGGGCGCCTTGCGCCGCAATTTAATATTTTTGCGGTAGGTTTTCCTATGATTATCGTAGCAGGGCTGTTTTTTATGTTTTTATTTATGCCCTATTTTAGTAATTATATCCTCTTTATGTTCAGCGGGCTTAACAGAGAATATATTTCAGTATTAAATTTAATACCCGGAAAATAA
- a CDS encoding FliA/WhiG family RNA polymerase sigma factor: protein MNQLDAKSKKLIEDNFKLINSVVNFMTLKYHGIVDRDDLVEFGIAGLIDAAVKYDPSKNDNFKKYAITRIKGSILDEIRKLDYLTRNAREASNKLEKTYMHLEQKLGRMPDDAETAEELGISSDELNDMLYKIRGASFISDMDFAGMPKTSVETLETVESAEPSAVDGLIDSEKGEILKKCIDTLDDIEKNVLMMYYYEELTLKNIGKILNLTESRICQIHSKAILKLKARLNSYANQ from the coding sequence ATGAATCAATTAGACGCAAAGTCAAAAAAGCTAATAGAAGATAATTTTAAATTAATTAATAGCGTTGTCAATTTTATGACGCTTAAATACCACGGGATTGTTGACAGAGATGACCTTGTCGAATTCGGCATTGCAGGGCTTATTGACGCAGCCGTGAAATACGACCCGTCTAAAAATGATAATTTTAAAAAATATGCCATAACAAGGATTAAAGGTTCAATCCTTGATGAAATAAGAAAATTGGACTACCTGACAAGGAACGCGCGGGAAGCGTCAAATAAACTTGAAAAAACCTATATGCATCTGGAACAAAAATTAGGCAGAATGCCGGATGACGCCGAAACGGCAGAAGAATTAGGCATAAGTTCGGATGAATTGAATGACATGCTTTATAAAATAAGAGGAGCGTCTTTTATTTCAGATATGGATTTTGCAGGAATGCCAAAAACGTCCGTTGAAACTTTGGAAACGGTAGAAAGCGCAGAACCTTCGGCGGTAGATGGTTTAATCGACAGCGAAAAAGGTGAAATATTAAAGAAATGCATTGACACGCTAGATGATATTGAAAAGAATGTATTAATGATGTATTATTATGAAGAGCTTACTTTAAAAAATATCGGCAAGATTCTAAATTTAACGGAATCGAGAATCTGTCAGATTCATTCAAAGGCAATATTAAAATTAAAAGCGCGATTAAATTCATATGCAAACCAATAA
- the fliJ gene encoding flagellar export protein FliJ, whose product MPFKFENILDYRKLIEDKLYVEFSKVQKEYLRVNLTINNIKNKIESYKSNYPDTAAAVSSITDFMVLESGYNGLLSALNQTLKEKDTIEKELEKRRLALLNSKIEFEKINKLKEKYLAIDKLNSIKKEEMLLDDLTSNQYNSRRN is encoded by the coding sequence ATGCCTTTCAAATTTGAAAATATTTTAGACTACAGAAAATTAATAGAAGATAAACTTTATGTGGAGTTTTCAAAGGTTCAGAAAGAATATCTGAGGGTTAATCTCACCATAAATAACATTAAAAATAAAATAGAAAGTTATAAATCTAATTATCCAGACACCGCAGCTGCTGTTTCATCCATAACTGACTTTATGGTACTGGAAAGCGGATACAACGGATTGTTAAGCGCTTTAAATCAGACGTTGAAAGAAAAAGATACTATAGAAAAGGAATTAGAAAAAAGAAGGCTTGCGCTTTTGAACTCTAAAATAGAATTTGAAAAAATTAATAAATTAAAAGAAAAGTATCTCGCTATAGATAAATTAAATTCAATTAAAAAAGAAGAAATGCTTTTGGATGATTTAACGTCAAATCAATATAATTCACGGCGAAACTGA
- the fliN gene encoding flagellar motor switch protein FliN, producing MSQTEQQTEEKNKKTGEASDLPSGQTKPSSNNKNNKEEKENEDDNISWDDAFQEEAKAGSVAGNGVNNGVNANGKADSGAGKGADAAAEGAGEASAAEKNNKKEAKSADDDDDNISWDDAFQEEAKAEYGTEADAAAGTGETETNTQSKGAAGSGAGETFKHDIGSNAVAESVNKNGKPVSKSESNKNKFNVKKVEFASFDVNDKTAEPPKNLEFILDIPLSISVELGRTKMVINDMLQLGQGSVLELDKLAGEPLEVYVNNKLMAKGEVVLVNDKFGVRLTDIISPVERVQKL from the coding sequence ATGAGTCAGACTGAGCAGCAAACAGAAGAAAAAAATAAAAAAACAGGCGAAGCGTCGGATCTGCCGTCGGGACAGACCAAACCGTCTTCAAACAATAAAAATAATAAAGAAGAAAAAGAAAATGAAGATGATAATATTTCATGGGACGATGCGTTTCAAGAAGAAGCGAAGGCAGGCAGTGTTGCGGGTAATGGCGTGAATAACGGTGTTAATGCAAACGGAAAGGCAGACAGCGGCGCAGGCAAAGGAGCGGATGCTGCCGCCGAAGGTGCAGGCGAAGCATCTGCTGCAGAAAAAAACAATAAAAAAGAAGCTAAGTCTGCAGACGATGATGATGATAATATTTCATGGGACGATGCGTTTCAAGAAGAAGCGAAGGCGGAGTATGGAACGGAAGCGGATGCAGCAGCCGGTACGGGCGAAACCGAGACGAATACCCAAAGCAAAGGCGCGGCAGGCAGCGGCGCCGGAGAAACATTCAAACATGATATCGGAAGCAATGCGGTAGCCGAAAGTGTTAATAAAAACGGAAAGCCGGTATCAAAATCAGAGTCCAATAAAAATAAATTTAACGTAAAAAAAGTCGAGTTTGCGTCTTTTGACGTAAACGATAAAACGGCAGAGCCGCCTAAAAATCTTGAATTTATTCTTGATATACCGCTCAGTATATCAGTTGAATTAGGCAGGACAAAAATGGTTATAAACGATATGCTTCAGCTTGGACAGGGCTCCGTGCTAGAGCTTGACAAACTGGCTGGAGAACCTTTAGAAGTATATGTTAACAATAAACTGATGGCAAAGGGCGAAGTTGTTCTTGTCAATGATAAATTCGGCGTCAGATTGACTGATATAATCAGTCCTGTAGAAAGGGTTCAGAAATTATGA
- a CDS encoding flagellar basal body-associated FliL family protein, with product MAGEKQTANKELGGEDAELSSIAGLDSKKIKKKSGLKKIIFIIVPLLFLLGGGFAAYHFILAKPSGKPLNNAINVRKNITPGPMIELKSFLTNLANKNSSSYVKASITVELKPGGNQVLFKQLTPQIRNSIIMILSSKTSHEINTPAGITALRHQIARSLNRILGQGQVVSVYFNNYLVQ from the coding sequence ATGGCAGGGGAAAAGCAAACGGCTAATAAAGAGCTTGGCGGAGAAGATGCAGAACTATCGTCTATCGCCGGTTTAGATTCTAAAAAAATTAAGAAAAAATCCGGATTAAAAAAAATTATATTTATAATAGTGCCTTTGCTTTTTTTACTTGGCGGCGGGTTTGCCGCTTACCATTTTATTTTAGCCAAACCTTCCGGCAAACCTTTAAACAACGCTATTAACGTCAGAAAAAATATTACGCCCGGACCAATGATAGAACTTAAATCTTTTCTGACAAATCTTGCAAATAAAAATTCTTCAAGCTATGTTAAAGCTTCTATAACCGTGGAACTGAAACCAGGCGGAAATCAGGTGCTTTTTAAGCAGCTTACTCCTCAAATCAGAAATAGCATAATTATGATACTAAGTTCAAAAACGTCGCACGAAATTAATACGCCTGCAGGAATAACTGCCTTAAGACATCAGATAGCAAGAAGTCTTAACAGGATTTTAGGACAAGGACAGGTGGTAAGTGTTTATTTTAATAATTATTTAGTGCAGTAA
- the fliQ gene encoding flagellar biosynthesis protein FliQ, with product MSIEFVNFIIQKMILTVLYLSAPPLIASLAIGLMISVFQAVTQLQDQTITFVPKIIVVIVVLLIFGPWMLNILVDFATAIFTHFPAYVRGGS from the coding sequence ATGTCTATAGAATTCGTAAACTTTATTATACAGAAAATGATTTTGACAGTTTTATATCTCAGCGCCCCTCCGCTTATTGCCAGTCTTGCAATCGGACTTATGATAAGCGTTTTTCAGGCTGTTACGCAATTGCAGGACCAGACCATTACTTTTGTTCCAAAAATTATAGTAGTCATAGTAGTTCTGCTTATTTTCGGTCCGTGGATGCTTAATATTTTAGTAGATTTTGCTACGGCGATTTTTACCCATTTTCCTGCTTATGTAAGAGGAGGAAGTTAA
- the fliP gene encoding flagellar biosynthesis protein FliP — MEILRKIRSNGANLIALPVIAITKHPHHSEVSALIQILLIFTVVSIAPSILIMMTSFVRIVVVLSFLSTSMGTQNMPPNQVIIGLSLFLTFFVMAPVIGKIYHNAYIPYTNKKIGIKQAYTRGVKPLKKFMLRQTRTKDLGLFVRMAKLKKIKSPQDVPMYVLVPAFVISELTTAFEISFLIYLPFLVIDLVVSSLLMSMGMMMLPPTMISLPFKLMLFVLVNGWYLVVGSLVQSFK, encoded by the coding sequence ATGGAAATTTTAAGAAAAATTAGATCAAACGGGGCAAATCTTATCGCTCTGCCTGTTATAGCGATAACAAAACACCCGCATCATTCCGAAGTTTCCGCCCTTATTCAGATACTGCTGATATTTACGGTAGTTTCTATCGCTCCGTCTATTTTAATTATGATGACCTCGTTTGTGAGAATAGTCGTAGTTCTTTCGTTTCTCAGCACATCTATGGGTACTCAGAATATGCCGCCTAATCAGGTGATAATCGGCTTAAGTCTTTTTCTTACTTTTTTTGTTATGGCTCCGGTAATAGGAAAGATATATCATAATGCGTATATTCCGTACACAAATAAAAAAATAGGCATAAAACAGGCATATACGCGCGGAGTAAAACCGCTGAAAAAATTTATGCTCAGACAGACAAGGACAAAAGACCTTGGACTGTTTGTGCGGATGGCTAAACTTAAAAAAATAAAATCCCCTCAGGATGTTCCTATGTATGTACTTGTGCCAGCTTTTGTTATAAGCGAGCTGACCACGGCTTTTGAAATAAGTTTTCTGATTTATCTGCCGTTTTTAGTAATTGACTTAGTTGTTTCAAGTTTGCTTATGTCTATGGGTATGATGATGCTTCCGCCTACAATGATTTCTCTGCCGTTCAAATTGATGCTTTTTGTATTAGTCAACGGCTGGTATTTAGTTGTCGGCTCTTTAGTTCAAAGTTTTAAATAG